The proteins below are encoded in one region of Apium graveolens cultivar Ventura chromosome 4, ASM990537v1, whole genome shotgun sequence:
- the LOC141721350 gene encoding protein AUXIN SIGNALING F-BOX 2-like, with protein sequence MCLYNVMNYFPEEVLELVFNLLTTHRDRNAVSLVCKSWYSVERFSRERVFIGNCYAISPERMIGRFPRVRSLTLKGKPHFADFNLVPPDWGGFVFPWIEAMVKSGVNLEELKLKRMVVSDDSLELLARSFVNFKSLVLVSCEGFSTDGLAAIASNCRHLRELDLQENEVEDHRGQWLSCFPESCTSLVSLNFACLRGEVNLSALERLVARCRNLSSLKLNHAVPVDALQKILVQAPQLQELGAGSYVHDPDSETCKKLKNTIQNCTSIRSLSGFLEVAPRCLPAVYPVCANLTSLNLSYAPGIYSKDLIKLIRHCRKLQRLWILDYIGDKGLGVVASSCKELQELRVFPSDLHGAGNTAVTEEGLVAISSGCRKLNSLLYFCQQMTNAALITVAKNCPNFIRFRLCTLNPTIPDPVTMQPLDEGFGAIVQSSKGLKRLSLSGLLTDKVFLYIGMYAEQLEMLSVAFAGGSDKGMVYVLNGCKKLKKLEIRDSPFGNMALLADMGKYETMRSLWMSSCEVTLGACKTLAKKMPNLNVEIINETEQMDANSDESQKVEKMYLYRTLVGARSDAPEFVWTL encoded by the exons ATGTGTTTGTATAACGTGATGAATTACTTCCCGGAGGAAGTGTTGGAGCTTGTTTTTAATCTGTTGACTACGCATCGGGACCGGAATGCGGTGTCTTTGGTGTGTAAATCTTGGTATAGTGTCGAGAGGTTTAGTAGGGAGAGGGTTTTTATTGGGAATTGTTATGCGATTAGTCCGGAGAGGATGATTGGGAGGTTTCCTAGGGTTAGGTCTCTTACGTTGAAAGGGAAGCCCCATTTTGCGGATTTTAATTTGGTTCCTCCTGATTGGGGTGGGTTTGTTTTTCCATGGATTGAAGCTATGGTTAAAAGTGGGGTGAATTTGGAGGAGTTGAAATTGAAAAGAATGGTGGTTTCGGATGATAGTCTCGAGCTTCTTGCTCGCTCTTTTGTGAATTTCAAGTCTTTGGTTTTGGTTAGCTGTGAAGGATTCTCGACGGATGGTCTTGCAGCTATCGCGTCCAATTGCAG GCATCTGAGGGAGCTGGACTTGCAAGAAAATGAAGTCGAGGATCACAGAGGGCAGTGGCTCAGCTGCTTTCCTGAGAGCTGCACATCTCTAGTCTCATTAAATTTTGCATGCCTAAGGGGAGAAGTTAACCTCTCTGCTCTTGAGAGACTGGTAGCAAGGTGCAGAAATCTTAGTAGTCTTAAGTTAAACCATGCAGTCCCTGTCGATGCTCTTCAGAAGATTTTGGTCCAAGCACCTCAATTGCAGGAATTGGGTGCAGGTTCTTATGTCCATGATCCAGATTCAGAGACATGCAAAAAGCTCAAGAACACTATCCAAAATTGTACATCCATTAGGAGTTTGTCAGGATTTCTTGAGGTTGCTCCTCGCTGCTTGCCTGCTGTGTACCCTGTTTGTGCGAATTTGACTTCTTTGAACTTGAGTTATGCTCCGGGGATTTACAGTAAAGATCTTATAAAGCTAATCCGACATTGCAGGAAACTGCAGCGCCTATGG ATATTGGATTATATTGGAGACAAAGGATTAGGTGTTGTAGCTTCTAGTTGCAAGGAACTGCAGGAATTGCGAGTCTTCCCATCTGATCTTCATGGTGCTGGTAATACTGCTGTAACAGAAGAGGGATTGGTGGCGATATCAAGTGGTTGCCGGAAACTGAACTCCTTGCTCTATTTCTGCCAGCAAATGACAAATGCTGCACTCATAACTGTTGCTAAAAATTGTCCAAATTTTATTAGATTTAGACTCTGCACACTCAATCCAACTATACCAGATCCGGTGACCATGCAACCGCTGGATGAAGGTTTTGGTGCAATTGTTCAGTCATCCAAGGGTCTTAAACGGTTATCACTCTCTGGCCTCCTAACAGACAAGGTCTTCCTCTACATAGGAATGTATGCAGAGCAGCTGGAAATGCTGTCAGTTGCGTTTGCCGGGGGCAGTGATAAGGGAATGGTGTATGTGTTAAACGGCTGCAAGAAGCTGAAAAAGCTAGAGATCAGAGATAGTCCATTTGGAAACATGGCACTCTTAGCAGACATGGGGAAGTATGAGACAATGCGATCCCTTTGGATGTCGTCCTGCGAAGTAACTCTTGGGGCCTGCAAGACACTTGCCAAGAAGATGCCAAACCTAAACGTGGAAATCATCAATGAAACCGAGCAGATGGATGCCAATTCAGATGAGAGTCAGAAGGTAGAAAAGATGTACCTGTACCGGACATTGGTTGGGGCACGAAGCGATGCACCAGAATTCGTGTGGACATTGTAG